In Carassius auratus strain Wakin chromosome 49, ASM336829v1, whole genome shotgun sequence, one DNA window encodes the following:
- the LOC113066019 gene encoding polycomb complex protein BMI-1-A-like, whose translation MTMHRTTRIKITELNPHLMCVLCGGYFIDATTIIECLHSFCKMCIVRYLETSKYCPICDVQVHKTKPLLNIRSDKTLQDIVYKLVPGLFKNEMKRRRDFYAEHPSVDVANGSNEDRGEVADEDKRIITDDEIISLSIEFFVQRAQQQGSADDKQKEEVHNKRYLQCPAAMTVMHLRKFLRSKMDIPPTFQIEVMYEDEPLKDYYTLMDIAYIYTWRRNGPLPLKYRVRPSCKKMKISHPQDGVNNTNRSESDSASEKASSPAGVPSTSSPLPSPSTLVQPSQPHFTHISNPINGTTMTSPNRQFSFGNKVRKTALNGSSTSSG comes from the exons ATGACGATGCATCGTACAACAAGGATCAAGATCACGGAGCTCAATCCCCATTTGATGTGTGTCTTGTGTGGTGGATATTTCATAGATGCAACAACAATCATAGAATGCTTGCACTCAT TTTGTAAAATGTGCATTGTCCGGTACCTGGAAACCAGTAAATACTGTCCAATATGTGATGTGCAGGTCCACAAGACAAAGCCACTTCTCAATATTCG GTCTGACAAAACTCTACAGGACATTGTATACAAGTTAGTTCCTGGTCTTTTCAAAA ATGAAATGAAACGTAGGAGAGATTTTTATGCTGAACACCCGTCTGTTGATG ttgcaAATGGATCAAATGAGGATCGAGGAGAAGTTGCTGATGAAGACAAGCGAATCATCACAGATGATGAAATTATCAGTCTGTCAATTGAGTTTTTTGTTCAAAG GGCCCAACAGCAAGGCAGTGCAGATGATAAGCAAAAAGAAGAG GTTCATAATAAAAGATACTTACAGTGCCCTGCTGCCATGACTGTGATGCATTTGAGGAAATTTCTGAGAAGCAAAATGGATATACCTCCTACTTTTCAG ATTGAAGTTATGTATGAGGATGAGCCTTTGAAGGATTACTACACATTAATGGACATTGCCTACATCTACACTTGGAGAAGA AATGGACCGCTGCCTCTGAAGTACCGCGTGCGGCCCAGCTGTAAAAAAATGAAGATTTCCCATCCACAAGATGGCGTGAACAATACAAACCGCTCTGAAAGCGACTCAGCCAGCGAGAAAGCTAGCAGTCCCGCTGGAGTTCCATCCACCTCCTCACCACTACCGAGTCCAAGCACACTGGTTCAGCCTTCACAACCTCATTTCACCCATATCTCCAATCCTATTAACGGCACGACGATGACGAGCCCAAATCGTCAGTTCAGCTTTGGTAACAAAGTGCGAAAGACAGCGCTCAACGGATCTTCCACATCGTCAGGATGA
- the LOC113066018 gene encoding sperm-associated antigen 6 isoform X1 — protein MSQRQILQVFEQYQKARTQFVQTVADLAARPQNTETLQNAGVMSLLRPLLLDAVPTIQQTAALALGRLANYNDDLAEAVVKGDILPQLVFSLAEQNTQRFYKKAAAFVLRAVAKHSPELAQAVVDCGALDALVISLEEFDPGVKEAAAWAICYIARHNAQLSQAVVDAGVVPLLVLCMQEPEIALKRVAASALSDIAKHSPELAQTVVDTGAIAHLAQMILNPDAKLKRQVFSALSQIAKHSVDVAEMVVEAEIFPAALVCLKDPDEYVRKNVATLIREITKHTPELSQMIVNVGGIAAVIDYLGDSRGNVRLPGIMMLGYVATHSENLAMAVIVSKGVPQLAICLEEEQEDHIKAATAWAFGQIGRHTPEHAKAIAVANVFPKLLSLYLDSESSEDLQVKAKKALKSILQKCTYLPALEPLLYEAPSNVLKHVICQFSKVLPHDSKARRLFVTSGGLKKVQEIKAEPGSAIQEYINAINSCYPEEIVRYYSPGYSEILLERIDNYQPV, from the exons ATGAGTCAACGACAGATTTTGCAAG tgtTTGAGCAATACCAGAAGGCAAGAACACAGTTTGTGCAAACTGTAGCAGATCTTGCAGCAAGACCACAAAATACTGAAACACTTCAAAATGCTG GTGTAATGTCCCTTTTGAGGCCTCTCCTTTTGGATGCAGTCCCAACTATTCAGCAGACAGCAGCTCTGGCTCTCGGAAGGCTTGCCAACTACAACGATGACCTGGCTGAGGCTGTAGTAAAGGGAGACATTCTTCCTCAGCTTGTGTTCTCCCTGGCTGAGCAAAAC ACACAGCGTTTCTATAAGAAAGCTGCCGCATTCGTGCTTCGGGCTGTTGCTAAGCACTCCCCTGAACTGGCCCAGGCCGTGGTGGACTGTGGAGCACTGGACGCTCTCGTCATCTCCCTGGAGGAGTTTGATCCTGGGGTCAAAGAGGCTGCTGCATGGGCAATATGCTACATTGCCAGACATAATGCAC AGCTGTCTCAGGCAGTGGTTGATGCTGGAGTTGTGCCTCTGCTCGTGTTATGCATGCAGGAGCCTGAAATTGCCCTGAAGAGGGTTGCTGCTTCCGCTCTAAGCGACATAGCCAAACACTCCCCAGAGCTGGCTCAAACCGTGGTGGACACAGGGGCGATCGCCCACCTAGCACAGATGATACTTAACCCAGATGCCAAATTGAAG AGGCAGGTTTTTTCAGCTCTAAGCCAAATCGCCAAGCACTCCGTAGACGTAGCTGAGATGGTGGTGGAGGCTGAAATATTCCCTGCCGCACTGGTTTGCCTGAAGGACCCGGATGAATATGTTCGGAAGAATGTCGCCACTCTTATTCGGGAAATCACAAAACACACCCCCGAG CTGTCCCAGATGATAGTGAATGTGGGGGGCATAGCAGCTGTGATTGACTACCTCGGGGACTCCAGAGGGAATGTACGCCTGCCGGGGATCATGATGCTGGGCTATGTGGCTACACACTCCGAGAACCTAGCCATGGCTGTGATCGTATCTAAA GGAGTTCCGCAGTTGGCTATCTGTCTGGAGGAAGAGCAAGAAGATCACATCAAAGCAGCCACAGCTTGGGCATTTGGCCAGATTGGCAgacacacacctgagcatgcaAAAGCTATAGCTGTGGCCAACGTGTTCCCTAAACTCCTAAGTCTCTATTTGGACTCTGAAAGTTCTGAAGACCTGCAGGTCAAG GCCAAGAAGGCATTGAAGAGCATCCTTCAGAAGTGCACTTATCTCCCAGCACTGGAGCCTCTTCTCTATGAAGCTCCCAGCAACGTTCTTAAACATGTCATCTGCCAGTTCAGTAAG GTTCTTCCTCATGACAGTAAGGCACGCCGATTGTTTGTCACCAGTGGTGGTCTGAAGAAAGTACAGGAGATCAAAGCAGAACCTGGCTCTGCAATTCAGGAATATATCAATGCAATCAACAGCTGCTACCCCGAAGAGATTGTCAG GTATTATTCACCTGGTTACTCTGAGATCTTGCTGGAAAGGATTGATAACTATCAGCCAGTGTGA
- the LOC113066018 gene encoding sperm-associated antigen 6 isoform X2, which produces MSQRQILQVFEQYQKARTQFVQTVADLAARPQNTETLQNAGVMSLLRPLLLDAVPTIQQTAALALGRLANYNDDLAEAVVKGDILPQLVFSLAEQNRFYKKAAAFVLRAVAKHSPELAQAVVDCGALDALVISLEEFDPGVKEAAAWAICYIARHNAQLSQAVVDAGVVPLLVLCMQEPEIALKRVAASALSDIAKHSPELAQTVVDTGAIAHLAQMILNPDAKLKRQVFSALSQIAKHSVDVAEMVVEAEIFPAALVCLKDPDEYVRKNVATLIREITKHTPELSQMIVNVGGIAAVIDYLGDSRGNVRLPGIMMLGYVATHSENLAMAVIVSKGVPQLAICLEEEQEDHIKAATAWAFGQIGRHTPEHAKAIAVANVFPKLLSLYLDSESSEDLQVKAKKALKSILQKCTYLPALEPLLYEAPSNVLKHVICQFSKVLPHDSKARRLFVTSGGLKKVQEIKAEPGSAIQEYINAINSCYPEEIVRYYSPGYSEILLERIDNYQPV; this is translated from the exons ATGAGTCAACGACAGATTTTGCAAG tgtTTGAGCAATACCAGAAGGCAAGAACACAGTTTGTGCAAACTGTAGCAGATCTTGCAGCAAGACCACAAAATACTGAAACACTTCAAAATGCTG GTGTAATGTCCCTTTTGAGGCCTCTCCTTTTGGATGCAGTCCCAACTATTCAGCAGACAGCAGCTCTGGCTCTCGGAAGGCTTGCCAACTACAACGATGACCTGGCTGAGGCTGTAGTAAAGGGAGACATTCTTCCTCAGCTTGTGTTCTCCCTGGCTGAGCAAAAC CGTTTCTATAAGAAAGCTGCCGCATTCGTGCTTCGGGCTGTTGCTAAGCACTCCCCTGAACTGGCCCAGGCCGTGGTGGACTGTGGAGCACTGGACGCTCTCGTCATCTCCCTGGAGGAGTTTGATCCTGGGGTCAAAGAGGCTGCTGCATGGGCAATATGCTACATTGCCAGACATAATGCAC AGCTGTCTCAGGCAGTGGTTGATGCTGGAGTTGTGCCTCTGCTCGTGTTATGCATGCAGGAGCCTGAAATTGCCCTGAAGAGGGTTGCTGCTTCCGCTCTAAGCGACATAGCCAAACACTCCCCAGAGCTGGCTCAAACCGTGGTGGACACAGGGGCGATCGCCCACCTAGCACAGATGATACTTAACCCAGATGCCAAATTGAAG AGGCAGGTTTTTTCAGCTCTAAGCCAAATCGCCAAGCACTCCGTAGACGTAGCTGAGATGGTGGTGGAGGCTGAAATATTCCCTGCCGCACTGGTTTGCCTGAAGGACCCGGATGAATATGTTCGGAAGAATGTCGCCACTCTTATTCGGGAAATCACAAAACACACCCCCGAG CTGTCCCAGATGATAGTGAATGTGGGGGGCATAGCAGCTGTGATTGACTACCTCGGGGACTCCAGAGGGAATGTACGCCTGCCGGGGATCATGATGCTGGGCTATGTGGCTACACACTCCGAGAACCTAGCCATGGCTGTGATCGTATCTAAA GGAGTTCCGCAGTTGGCTATCTGTCTGGAGGAAGAGCAAGAAGATCACATCAAAGCAGCCACAGCTTGGGCATTTGGCCAGATTGGCAgacacacacctgagcatgcaAAAGCTATAGCTGTGGCCAACGTGTTCCCTAAACTCCTAAGTCTCTATTTGGACTCTGAAAGTTCTGAAGACCTGCAGGTCAAG GCCAAGAAGGCATTGAAGAGCATCCTTCAGAAGTGCACTTATCTCCCAGCACTGGAGCCTCTTCTCTATGAAGCTCCCAGCAACGTTCTTAAACATGTCATCTGCCAGTTCAGTAAG GTTCTTCCTCATGACAGTAAGGCACGCCGATTGTTTGTCACCAGTGGTGGTCTGAAGAAAGTACAGGAGATCAAAGCAGAACCTGGCTCTGCAATTCAGGAATATATCAATGCAATCAACAGCTGCTACCCCGAAGAGATTGTCAG GTATTATTCACCTGGTTACTCTGAGATCTTGCTGGAAAGGATTGATAACTATCAGCCAGTGTGA